The proteins below come from a single Jaculus jaculus isolate mJacJac1 chromosome X, mJacJac1.mat.Y.cur, whole genome shotgun sequence genomic window:
- the LOC101607683 gene encoding prothymosin alpha-like, which produces MSDAAVDTSSEITTKDLKEKNEVVEGAENGRETPDNGNANEENGEQKADNEVDEEEGGEEEEEEECDGEEEDGDEDEEVEAAMGNQAAEDDEDEDVDTKKQKSDEDD; this is translated from the coding sequence ATGTCAGACGCGGCTGTGGACACCAGCTCCGAGATCACCACCAAGGATTTGAAGGAAAAGAATGAAGTTGTGGAGGGGgcagagaatggaagagaaaCCCCTGACAACGGGAATGCTAATGAGGAAAATGGAGAACAGAAGGCTGACAATGAGGTAGATGAAGAagaaggtggggaggaagaggaggaggaagaatgtgatggtgaggaagaggatggagatgaagatgaggaggtggaggcagctaTGGGCAATCAGGCAGCTGAAGATGATGAGGATGAGGatgttgataccaagaagcagaAGAGCGATGAGGATGACTAG